A genomic segment from Lignipirellula cremea encodes:
- a CDS encoding IS4 family transposase — translation MAAKQKRKQKAQKSEQARAAEFDAVFAQLEEIVDLRQADELQPSHAQTIYTSGVVLWLLVWQRLRGGCSMAEAVKALIEQCPDIVPDNKRIEEATLSSSTAAYSRGRSRLSLETVMWLCNAVWRSLVDNAPPTFGGRRVFALDGTTISLGPEWELYDVFPPASNQYGESAWPMAYLVVAHEVESGAALPPEIGAMYGDQAVSETSLIHDHLQRIPADSVILVDTAYGITRVAYEFHTANQRFVVRMKKDRFRRLQKDAELIEQGEDWKTYRGQWTPSRRELRDNPQLPEDFSLPIRLHVFESVHGETIYLATDLTDELDVIADLYSQRWRVETDLSQIKVTLDIENILAKSPEMFRKELMASIVAYNLTIQFRKQAAEQANVPPRRLSFTGVWDVFRIFLLQKTFPDAGAWRTAYARALKYAAREKLPNRPGRSYSRESYKRRSKSSHFKKRSPPWNQPENEPK, via the coding sequence ATGGCGGCCAAACAGAAACGTAAGCAGAAAGCACAGAAATCCGAGCAGGCGCGGGCGGCGGAGTTTGACGCCGTGTTTGCCCAGTTGGAAGAGATCGTGGATCTCCGCCAGGCCGATGAGTTGCAGCCCTCCCACGCCCAAACGATTTACACGTCTGGCGTCGTCCTGTGGCTGTTGGTCTGGCAGCGATTGCGCGGCGGTTGCTCGATGGCCGAGGCGGTCAAGGCCTTGATCGAGCAGTGCCCGGACATCGTGCCCGACAATAAACGCATCGAAGAAGCGACCCTCTCTTCCAGCACCGCGGCGTACTCCCGGGGCCGGAGCCGTTTGTCGCTGGAGACCGTCATGTGGCTCTGCAATGCCGTCTGGCGGTCGCTGGTCGACAACGCTCCGCCCACCTTCGGCGGGCGACGCGTGTTCGCGCTGGACGGCACGACGATCTCGCTGGGACCGGAATGGGAACTGTACGACGTCTTCCCGCCCGCTTCCAATCAGTACGGAGAGTCGGCCTGGCCGATGGCCTATCTGGTCGTGGCTCATGAGGTCGAAAGTGGAGCGGCGTTGCCCCCGGAAATCGGTGCGATGTACGGCGACCAGGCGGTCTCGGAAACCAGCCTGATCCACGATCATTTACAACGCATCCCGGCCGATTCGGTGATTCTGGTCGACACAGCTTACGGCATTACGCGTGTCGCCTACGAGTTCCACACGGCCAATCAACGCTTCGTGGTGCGGATGAAGAAGGACCGCTTTCGCCGGCTGCAAAAGGACGCCGAGTTGATCGAACAAGGCGAGGACTGGAAAACGTATCGAGGACAATGGACGCCCAGTCGCCGCGAGCTGCGCGACAATCCTCAATTGCCGGAGGACTTCTCGCTGCCGATTCGGCTGCACGTGTTCGAAAGCGTCCACGGCGAAACAATCTATCTGGCGACCGACCTGACCGACGAATTGGACGTCATCGCCGATTTGTATAGTCAGCGGTGGCGTGTGGAAACAGATCTCTCACAGATCAAGGTGACGCTCGACATCGAGAACATCCTCGCCAAGAGTCCTGAGATGTTCCGCAAAGAACTGATGGCGTCGATCGTGGCCTATAACCTGACGATCCAGTTCCGCAAACAGGCGGCGGAACAGGCCAACGTACCGCCGCGGCGGCTCAGCTTCACCGGCGTGTGGGACGTGTTCCGCATCTTCCTGCTCCAAAAAACATTCCCCGACGCCGGCGCCTGGCGCACGGCTTACGCACGAGCGCTCAAGTACGCAGCGCGAGAGAAATTGCCGAACCGCCCCGGCCGGAGCTACTCCCGCGAAAGCTACAAACGCCGCTCCAAATCCTCGCATTTTAAAAAAAGATCTCCACCCTGGAACCAACCCGAAAACGAGCCAAAGTGA